Proteins co-encoded in one Astyanax mexicanus isolate ESR-SI-001 chromosome 1, AstMex3_surface, whole genome shotgun sequence genomic window:
- the LOC103043336 gene encoding cytochrome P450 2J1, protein MYILGKHFPLIFYISLYLYFSCIFHEKAWLAFFTFILEVRYFVQLLKSRNPHNFPPGPWGLPFLGNISVGLDQHAIEKLSVKYGDIFSFRVATQKIVVVSGYKLVEEVLLTQGHNFLDRPVSPLFNEVYQGNGICKSSGYRWRRQRQFFDSQLKKSGEAKRKQELIIQQECVFLCEAIQKNKGCPFNPHPIINSAVANVIASLVFGKRFDYEDTDFLNLLNLSAESSLLAGSPLVQVYGEFPSLMKRFQGPHTKIWANYATMVGFLKKQIEMHKKDWDPFVHRDFSDVYIGEIDKRRRDTDAAFSVDNLAHCVLDLIEAGTGPMTSTLCWGLLLMAKHPEVQKGVQAEIDCVIGQSRRPCLLDRASMPYTEAVLHEIQRVGNILPLGIPHSAGRDTTVCNYFIPKGTVVVTNLASVLNDKTQWERPQQFYPEHFLDDQGKFRNREAFLPYSAGKRACLGENLARMEIFLFFTSVLQRFTISAPQGVKLSMEAHGASLLSPKPFHICVSSR, encoded by the exons ATGTACATACTGGGGAAACATTTCCCTCTAatcttttatatttctttatatttatatttttcttgtatttttcatgaaaaagccTGGCTTGCATTCTTCACCTTCATCCTTGAGGTCAGGTACTTTGTGCAG CTTTTGAAAAGCAGAAATCCACATAATTTTCCTCCAGGACCGTGGGGTTTGCCTTTTCTGGGAAACATTTCAGTTGGTTTGGACCAGCATGCTATTGAGAAG CTGTCTGTGAAATACGGTGATATTTTCAGCTTCAGAGTTGCTACTCAGAAGATAGTTGTGGTGTCAGGATATAAACTGGTGGAAGAAGTTCTGCTCACTCAGGGACACAACTTTCTGGACCGCCCTGTGTCTCCACTGTTTAATGAAGTGTACCAGGGGAATG GCATATGTAAAAGCAGTGGATACAGGTGGAGGAGGCAGAGGCAGTTTTTTGATTCTCAGCTGAAGAAATCCGGAGAAGCCAAAAGAAAGCAGGAGTTGATTATTCAGCAAGAATGCGTCTTTTTGTGTGAGGCTATCCAAAAGAACAAAG GATGTCCCTTCAATCCACATCCCATTATCAACAGTGCGGTAGCTAATGTTATTGCCTCTTTGGTGTTTGGAAAGCGCTTTGACTATGAGGACACTGATTTCCTGAACCTCctgaacctcagtgcagagtcGTCCCTCCTGGCAGGTTCACCACTTGTCCAG GTCTATGGTGAATTCCCTTCACTTATGAAGCGTTTTCAAGGACCACATACCAAGATTTGGGCCAACTACGCCACAATGGTGGGATTTCTGAAGAAGCAGATTGAGATGCACAAGAAGGATTGGGATCCATTTGTCCACCGTGACTTCTCTGATGTTTATATTGGGGAAATAGACAAG CGAAGGAGAGATACGGATGCTGCCTTCAGTGTGGACAATTTGGCTCACTGTGTTCTGGACCTAATTGAAGCTGGGACAGGACCCATGACCAGTACCTTGTGCTGGGGTCTTCTCCTCATGGCCAAACATCCTGAAGTCCAGA AGGGGGTCCAGGCTGAGATTGACTGTGTGATCGGACAATCCAGACGGCCATGTCTGCTGGATAGAGCCAGCATGCCGTACACTGAGGCAGTATTACATGAAATCCAGAGAGTGGGCAACATCCTGCCTCTGGGAATACCTCACAGTGCTGGAAGAGACACCACAGTGTGCAACTACTTCATTCCTAAG GGCACTGTGGTAGTCACCAACCTGGCATCTGTGCTGAATGATAAAACACAATGGGAAAGACCACAGCAGTTTTATCCCGAGCACTTTCTTGATGACCAGGGCAAGTTTCGGAACAGGGAGGCATTTCTTCCTTATTCAGCAG GAAAGAGAGCGTGCCTTGGAGAGAATCTCGCACGCATGGAGATCTTCCTCTTCTTCACCTCTGTCCTTCAGCGCTTTACAATCTCCGCTCCACAAGGTGTGAAGCTGAGCATGGAGGCCCATGGAGCTTCATTACTGTCTCCTAAACCTTTCCACATCTGTGTGTCCTCACgctga
- the LOC103033746 gene encoding endothelial differentiation-related factor 1 homolog has product MAECDWDTVTVLRKKGPSSAQAKSKQAVAAAQRRGEDVETTKKWAAGQNKQHLVTKNTAKLDRETEELQHQRVPLEVGKVIQRGRQDKGMTQKDLATKINEKPQIIGDYESGKAIPNNQILGKIERALGLKLRGKDIGQPLEPKTKKK; this is encoded by the exons ATGGCGGAGTGCGACTGGGACACGGTGACCGTGCTGAGGAAGAAGGGCCCGTCCTCAGCTCAGGCTAAATCCAAGCAG GCTGTTGCTGCTGCCCAGAGGCGTGGAGAAGATGTGGAGACCACCAAGAAAT GGGCAGCAGGGCAGAACAAGCAGCATTTGGTGACTAAGAACACAgctaaactggatcgtgagacaGAGGAACTGCAACACCAGAGAGTGCCACTGGAGGTGGGCAAGGTGATCCAGAGAGGCCGCCAAGACAAGGGAATGACCCAGAAAGATCTCGCCACT AAAATTAACGAAAAGCCTCAGATTATTGGTGACTACGAAAGTGGAAAAGCAATTCCCAACAACCAGATCCTGGGCAAGATAGAGAGAGCCCTTG GATTGAAGCTGCGTGGGAAAGATATTGGGCAGCCCTTGGAGCCTAAAACCAAAAAGAAATGA